Proteins from one Methanofastidiosum sp. genomic window:
- the iorB gene encoding indolepyruvate ferredoxin oxidoreductase subunit beta, whose translation MEFNILICGVGGQGTILASYVLGNAALKDGHKVRLGEIHGMAQRGGSVVSHVRMGDEVYGSVIPQEKADIIIAFEPLEALRNISYLKKGGKTILNTERINPISVSLGECDYPPIDEILFNLSEKGKVYHFNATEIAKGLGNQVTMNMVMMGALSLLETPIKNETLLETIVYVLSKKAEINMKAFEAGRKKMENLL comes from the coding sequence ATGGAATTTAACATTCTCATCTGCGGAGTAGGAGGGCAGGGAACTATTCTCGCTTCATACGTTCTTGGAAATGCAGCATTAAAAGACGGGCATAAGGTAAGATTGGGTGAGATTCACGGCATGGCCCAAAGGGGAGGTTCTGTTGTTTCTCATGTAAGGATGGGTGATGAGGTCTATGGCTCTGTTATCCCCCAAGAGAAAGCAGATATTATAATCGCATTTGAACCACTCGAAGCCTTAAGAAATATATCTTATCTAAAAAAAGGAGGAAAGACTATACTAAATACCGAGAGAATAAATCCAATCTCTGTATCACTTGGGGAATGTGATTACCCCCCAATAGATGAGATATTGTTTAATCTTTCTGAAAAAGGTAAAGTATATCATTTTAATGCAACTGAAATTGCAAAAGGCCTAGGTAATCAGGTCACAATGAACATGGTAATGATGGGAGCCCTCTCCCTTCTTGAAACTCCAATAAAAAATGAGACGCTTTTAGAAACAATAGTATATGTGCTATCCAAAAAAGCAGAGATAAACATGAAAGCTTTTGAGGCAGGAAGAAAAAAGATGGAGAATCTGCTGTAA
- a CDS encoding phosphatidylserine decarboxylase translates to MVSKFKRNVAIFLSLIIIGLVVISINFYRDPQRSIPIDKNIIVSPADGKVISIDTVQDGEIPFTIKNGEMIYLPELKGIIEGNFTMVSIFMGLFDVHVNRTPISGQVIDIIYIEGGHLPAFGNVLVENERNIVVIDGDIRTVTVQIAGTVARRIECYVDEGQILERGDRIGIIKLGSQVVVMYPSESSTTIKIGDNVKAGETVIAEI, encoded by the coding sequence GTGGTGTCCAAATTTAAGAGAAACGTAGCTATTTTTCTAAGCCTAATTATTATAGGGCTTGTTGTTATTAGCATTAATTTTTACAGGGACCCACAAAGATCTATCCCTATAGATAAAAATATTATTGTTTCTCCTGCTGATGGAAAAGTAATATCTATAGATACTGTGCAAGACGGTGAAATCCCTTTTACAATAAAAAATGGAGAAATGATTTACTTGCCAGAACTAAAAGGCATTATTGAAGGAAATTTTACAATGGTCTCCATTTTTATGGGGCTTTTTGATGTTCATGTAAACAGGACACCCATATCTGGCCAGGTGATAGATATTATTTACATTGAAGGGGGTCATCTTCCTGCTTTTGGAAATGTCCTTGTAGAGAATGAGAGAAATATAGTCGTAATTGATGGAGATATAAGGACAGTTACAGTTCAGATTGCCGGAACAGTTGCACGAAGAATTGAATGTTATGTGGATGAGGGCCAAATTTTAGAAAGGGGAGATAGAATAGGTATAATAAAACTAGGGTCGCAAGTAGTCGTTATGTATCCTTCTGAATCTTCAACAACAATAAAAATTGGGGACAATGTAAAGGCGGGAGAGACCGTAATAGCAGAAATCTAA
- the smc gene encoding chromosome segregation protein SMC, translated as MFIRPRGGPIVFIEKVTMKGFKSYGNKTLTLPISKGFTCIVGPNGSGKSNITDAICFVVGRISAKSMRGERLSDLIFNGTEDEKKAEEAIVSITFNNEDGGLPIDEKKVTISRAVNLKGEGEYRVNGKRATRSYVLDIFSYVGVRPDGHNIVMQGDIAHFINMNPVERRGIIEEISGIAEFDDKKDKGLRELEKAQENITRVELVISEVKNRLDRLLRDKKDAERYQEIDKEIKNKWAIYYHSKLKELEDTKIKLETNIEKGQKDIEELRILVSKIVQDISNKEKELLELDDEYNRKMEMDSINITREIEKIKGNISSINQSIEYEKKELSSVKKEIDELKKEISDNEQKIKELLENKSKLEKESAEVESTIRSKEAEYRKLLDSLSGKDGMFLKIKESLLEVDRKLEKNRKDYLALNKELDSYNASVSLLDQDTKRITADIKKIDDKLSDIEKKLKEKESKSSVYDSNLKNNSNELTTLNQRYQGLKSELVKVESDSKQALSQFEHLKARINVKKEAQNDITGGQKAIAEILKAKKDKLIPGIYGTISELGTTKEEYSLALEVAAGSRLTNIVVEDDNVARECVKFLKNLKAGRATFLPLNKLVTPRIANAPKTKGVVGLAIELVSFDEKFRKAFEYIFGRTYIIENIDVSKTIDNTRLVTLDGDLVESSGAITGGYYTRKKFSVSFNIEEDNFSLKDLEKKLSEYDSRKQSLKTEIEKLEETLKNLSINKAESTSELATTNREKEELLKEKNSLQKERLSFEKNIEDLTKKLEKQKSLSSDTKIKIDPILKEIEKLEGEKANVEKGIEDSSTGEMGEALEIDLTDLRKKNSEMASQISSINSTLEYLKQSNIKSSEKIDLRKPQEEVALKKISELDNNLKEINEILKEKEKEDSVIKKELSSFNQKKRSLSTDTSDLRIKKDNKIEKISKLESDLNLWASEKKTILEDIVEFSRHASDYEAPQEFSKHPDKLKIEIESLEKEREKLMPINMRAIIEYEEEEGRYNTLKLRRDTLIEEKNAILNFIAEVEKEKSEVFLKTFNEIASNFSDIFSDISPEGTAQLLLETEDNPFEGGIIIDAKPLGKNVKAAVSLSGGEKAITALSLIFAIQRHKPSPFYILDEVDANLDDANVERTAEMIKRQAEKTQFIVITLREGMMSRAERLFGVSMYKKGLSAMVSLEVEKVVKQAEALA; from the coding sequence TTGTTTATTAGACCTAGAGGTGGTCCCATAGTATTTATAGAAAAAGTCACAATGAAAGGATTCAAATCCTATGGTAATAAAACTCTGACACTTCCCATTTCTAAAGGGTTCACTTGCATTGTTGGGCCAAATGGAAGCGGAAAGTCAAACATAACAGATGCAATATGTTTTGTTGTCGGTAGGATATCTGCAAAATCAATGAGGGGCGAGAGACTCTCTGACCTTATATTTAACGGAACAGAAGATGAAAAGAAAGCCGAAGAGGCAATTGTTTCAATTACTTTTAACAATGAAGACGGCGGACTTCCAATTGATGAGAAAAAAGTTACCATCTCCAGAGCAGTAAATCTCAAGGGAGAAGGAGAATATAGAGTTAACGGAAAAAGAGCTACTAGGTCTTATGTTTTAGATATCTTTTCTTATGTAGGTGTAAGGCCGGATGGGCATAATATTGTAATGCAGGGAGATATTGCACACTTTATTAATATGAACCCTGTTGAGAGAAGGGGCATCATAGAAGAAATTTCTGGTATTGCAGAATTTGACGATAAAAAAGACAAAGGGCTAAGAGAACTTGAAAAAGCACAAGAAAATATAACAAGAGTTGAGCTTGTAATCTCTGAAGTTAAAAATCGTCTTGATAGGTTGCTCCGTGACAAAAAGGACGCTGAGCGATACCAGGAGATTGATAAAGAAATAAAAAATAAATGGGCTATTTACTATCACAGCAAATTAAAGGAGTTAGAAGATACAAAAATAAAACTTGAGACAAATATCGAAAAAGGCCAGAAAGATATTGAAGAATTACGGATTTTAGTTTCTAAAATTGTTCAAGACATATCTAATAAAGAAAAAGAGCTATTAGAACTTGATGACGAATACAATCGCAAAATGGAAATGGACAGTATCAACATAACAAGGGAAATTGAAAAAATTAAAGGAAATATTTCCTCAATTAATCAATCAATCGAATATGAAAAAAAGGAACTTTCCTCAGTAAAGAAAGAGATTGACGAACTAAAGAAAGAGATCTCTGACAATGAACAAAAAATCAAGGAACTATTAGAAAATAAATCTAAACTAGAAAAAGAAAGCGCTGAAGTTGAATCAACTATTAGGAGCAAGGAAGCTGAATATAGAAAACTCCTTGATTCGCTCTCTGGTAAAGACGGGATGTTTTTAAAGATTAAAGAGAGTTTACTTGAAGTTGATAGAAAACTAGAAAAGAATAGAAAAGACTATCTTGCACTAAACAAAGAACTTGATTCCTATAATGCATCTGTTTCCCTTCTAGATCAAGACACCAAACGAATCACAGCAGATATCAAAAAGATAGATGATAAATTATCGGATATTGAAAAAAAATTAAAAGAAAAAGAATCAAAATCTTCAGTTTACGACTCCAATCTAAAAAATAACAGTAATGAACTTACCACCCTAAATCAAAGATATCAAGGTCTAAAAAGTGAGTTAGTGAAGGTGGAGTCTGATTCAAAACAGGCTTTATCTCAATTTGAACATTTAAAAGCCAGAATAAACGTAAAGAAAGAGGCTCAAAACGATATCACCGGTGGACAAAAAGCGATTGCAGAGATTTTAAAAGCGAAAAAGGATAAATTAATTCCAGGAATTTATGGAACTATTTCAGAGCTTGGAACTACAAAAGAGGAATACAGTCTTGCACTTGAAGTTGCAGCAGGATCAAGGCTTACAAATATTGTTGTTGAGGATGATAATGTTGCAAGGGAATGCGTCAAATTCCTTAAGAATCTAAAAGCTGGCCGTGCAACATTCTTACCCTTAAATAAACTTGTTACTCCAAGAATAGCAAATGCTCCAAAGACAAAAGGGGTAGTGGGGCTTGCAATTGAATTAGTATCTTTTGATGAAAAATTTAGAAAAGCGTTTGAGTATATATTTGGAAGAACTTACATAATCGAAAATATTGATGTTTCTAAAACAATTGACAATACAAGACTTGTAACACTTGATGGTGATCTGGTAGAATCATCAGGGGCTATAACTGGTGGTTATTATACTCGAAAGAAATTTTCTGTTTCTTTTAACATTGAAGAAGATAACTTTTCCTTAAAAGATTTGGAGAAGAAGTTATCCGAATATGATTCAAGAAAACAATCTCTCAAAACAGAAATAGAAAAACTGGAAGAAACCTTGAAAAATCTCAGTATAAATAAAGCAGAGTCAACTTCTGAACTTGCTACAACTAATAGAGAAAAAGAAGAACTCTTAAAAGAGAAAAATTCCTTACAAAAGGAAAGATTATCATTTGAAAAAAATATTGAGGACCTGACAAAAAAACTTGAAAAACAAAAGAGTCTGTCTTCTGATACAAAAATTAAAATTGATCCCATCTTAAAAGAAATAGAAAAACTTGAGGGGGAGAAGGCAAACGTTGAGAAAGGCATAGAGGATTCTAGTACCGGCGAAATGGGCGAGGCTCTTGAGATCGACCTTACAGATCTTCGAAAGAAAAATTCTGAGATGGCCTCACAGATATCATCAATTAATTCAACTCTTGAATACCTTAAACAATCCAATATTAAATCTTCTGAAAAAATCGATTTAAGAAAGCCTCAAGAAGAAGTGGCTTTGAAAAAAATATCTGAGTTAGATAACAACCTAAAGGAAATTAATGAAATCCTGAAAGAAAAAGAAAAAGAAGATTCTGTAATAAAAAAAGAATTATCCTCATTTAATCAAAAAAAGAGGAGTCTTTCAACTGATACTTCTGATTTGAGAATCAAGAAAGATAACAAAATTGAGAAAATATCAAAATTAGAATCGGATCTCAATTTATGGGCTTCTGAAAAAAAGACTATACTGGAAGATATAGTCGAATTTTCCAGACACGCTTCAGACTATGAAGCACCTCAAGAATTTTCCAAACATCCAGACAAACTTAAAATTGAGATTGAGTCATTGGAAAAGGAAAGAGAGAAATTAATGCCAATTAACATGAGGGCAATTATAGAGTATGAGGAAGAAGAAGGTAGATACAATACCTTAAAACTTAGAAGAGACACTCTCATAGAAGAAAAGAATGCAATTCTAAACTTTATAGCCGAAGTTGAGAAAGAAAAATCTGAAGTTTTCCTCAAAACATTTAATGAAATTGCTTCCAACTTCTCAGATATATTCTCAGATATATCTCCAGAGGGAACAGCACAACTCCTTCTTGAAACAGAAGACAATCCCTTTGAAGGCGGGATAATAATAGATGCTAAACCTTTGGGTAAAAATGTTAAGGCCGCTGTATCATTAAGCGGTGGAGAAAAAGCTATTACTGCACTGTCCTTAATATTTGCTATCCAACGTCACAAGCCATCCCCTTTCTATATACTTGATGAAGTAGACGCAAATCTTGATGATGCAAATGTAGAGAGAACTGCTGAAATGATAAAGAGGCAAGCTGAAAAGACACAGTTTATTGTGATTACCTTAAGGGAAGGGATGATGTCCAGAGCAGAAAGATTGTTTGGAGTTTCAATGTACAAGAAAGGACTCTCAGCAATGGTCTCACTTGAAGTCGAGAAAGTAGTTAAACAGGCGGAGGCATTAGCCTGA
- a CDS encoding segregation/condensation protein A — translation MDLVLSREIDPWDIDIIDLTNKFLDRIRKLKNLDLRVSGKTILTASILLRMKSEQLMREDEKKEEDDEFFDFWEDIENAEFEIDDIKPPLRRRNVGKMTLPELFEALIDALEEGEKPKKKIIAKLGPQIYQIDEIKADIRKQVEKLYQHLLELKGINDLIYFRDLLEEKTTREIARIFLYILFLYSDKKIDVTQEEMFGEIFIKVL, via the coding sequence ATGGATCTTGTCCTGTCAAGGGAAATAGATCCGTGGGACATAGATATAATAGATCTTACAAATAAATTTTTGGACAGAATTAGAAAATTAAAAAATCTTGATCTAAGGGTATCAGGCAAAACAATACTTACAGCCTCCATTCTTTTGCGAATGAAAAGTGAACAATTGATGAGGGAAGATGAAAAGAAAGAAGAAGACGACGAATTTTTTGACTTTTGGGAAGATATTGAAAATGCTGAATTTGAAATTGACGATATTAAACCACCTTTAAGAAGAAGAAATGTTGGCAAGATGACACTCCCAGAGCTTTTCGAAGCCCTAATCGATGCTTTGGAAGAAGGAGAAAAACCAAAGAAAAAGATCATTGCTAAACTGGGCCCTCAGATTTATCAGATTGATGAAATCAAGGCCGATATAAGAAAACAGGTAGAAAAGTTATACCAGCACCTATTGGAGCTAAAAGGCATAAATGATCTTATCTATTTTAGAGATTTACTTGAGGAGAAAACAACAAGAGAAATAGCAAGAATATTTCTGTATATATTGTTCCTTTACAGTGATAAAAAGATAGATGTCACCCAAGAAGAGATGTTCGGCGAGATATTCATCAAAGTTCTGTAA
- a CDS encoding transcriptional regulator, protein MEKQELLDNIVETLKKGGFEVALSRVQCSFDIVARRNLIVLIIKALVNLDTFSDEHAWDLKILSKALKATPLVIGAKTKLGLIENGTVYSRHGTNCISLETLEDLFIEGNPPLIYADRGGFFVEVDGSLIKEEREKRGMSISHLAELIGVSKSSVYEFENVDKRISIDSVLKIEKELDIGITKPIYIIKTSDKKEINTIQEKPVDAARSDLEKTVLGDLSDKGFKVFPTKRTPFNALLKEREILITGISNTKTYIFEKKAEIVASISDITEKDAMFVVNAKKVKENIKGVPILTQKEIKSSKDVEDILELVHERKIDNKRQN, encoded by the coding sequence ATGGAAAAGCAAGAACTTCTAGATAATATTGTTGAAACATTGAAAAAAGGCGGTTTCGAGGTAGCCCTTTCTAGGGTTCAATGCTCTTTTGACATTGTTGCAAGAAGAAATCTTATAGTTCTTATAATAAAGGCCTTAGTAAACCTTGATACGTTTTCTGATGAGCATGCATGGGATCTTAAAATTCTCTCAAAAGCTTTGAAAGCAACACCACTTGTAATTGGGGCAAAGACAAAATTAGGCTTAATTGAAAACGGTACTGTCTATTCAAGACACGGGACAAACTGTATCTCACTTGAAACTCTAGAAGACCTTTTCATAGAAGGCAATCCCCCCTTGATATATGCCGATAGAGGGGGATTTTTTGTAGAGGTCGACGGAAGTCTAATTAAGGAAGAAAGAGAGAAAAGAGGGATGTCTATAAGCCACCTAGCTGAACTTATAGGGGTTTCAAAAAGTTCTGTCTATGAGTTTGAAAACGTAGACAAAAGAATAAGTATTGATTCTGTTCTGAAGATAGAAAAAGAGCTGGATATAGGCATAACTAAACCGATATACATAATTAAAACTAGTGACAAAAAAGAAATTAACACTATTCAAGAAAAGCCTGTTGACGCTGCAAGGTCTGATCTTGAAAAAACTGTTTTGGGGGATCTTAGTGACAAAGGATTTAAAGTCTTTCCTACAAAGAGAACCCCTTTTAATGCTCTTTTGAAGGAGAGGGAGATTTTAATCACAGGAATATCCAATACTAAAACATACATCTTTGAAAAGAAGGCAGAGATTGTGGCAAGTATCTCCGATATTACAGAAAAAGACGCAATGTTCGTAGTAAATGCAAAGAAAGTAAAGGAAAATATTAAAGGTGTTCCCATACTTACCCAAAAAGAGATTAAATCTTCAAAGGATGTCGAAGATATTCTTGAACTTGTTCATGAAAGGAAAATTGATAACAAACGTCAGAACTAA
- a CDS encoding tRNA(Ile)(2)-agmatinylcytidine synthase has protein sequence MIIGLDDTDSVEGMCTTYIGTLIVEAIRDLDINIIREPPKLLRLNPNNPYKTRGNGAVSIIITDTSDPKILEKIKSVSFDIVSKYSESGENTNPAIVFLEDNSITPEIQLFAKRALHEMLSIDEAISLLNKIGADYNFIGNGRGLIGALASCALQLEDFTYELIVYRSHNKRGKKFVSEHGAMEIEKKYSPKIFSSYDFENQRMVISPHSDCPILYGLRGESPELLLEAAKMIESEMPFKQNLFVTNQGTDMHLEEKNIEEVLPYSSVIVNGTVSKNPYTVPGGHVFFEISNSKKILCAAYEPTKGFRNIVRNLSKGDEIVAYGGVLETEHGLTINLEKIEITKLAEFYKTEKPICPVCSNQMKSIGKEKGYRCKKCHTKNREVSIVPIPRGIQIGIYEVPMCAKRHLSKPLLRYGREKKFEKERFKFDYTKFDMKFEGI, from the coding sequence GTGATAATCGGTCTTGATGATACAGATTCAGTTGAAGGAATGTGTACAACTTACATTGGAACACTTATTGTAGAGGCTATAAGAGACCTTGATATAAATATTATCAGGGAACCTCCAAAATTATTGCGTTTGAACCCAAACAATCCCTATAAAACAAGGGGGAACGGAGCTGTTTCAATCATTATAACTGATACTTCTGACCCAAAGATTCTTGAAAAAATAAAATCTGTTTCCTTTGACATCGTATCTAAGTATTCGGAATCTGGAGAAAATACAAATCCAGCAATTGTTTTTCTTGAAGATAACTCAATTACTCCAGAGATCCAATTGTTTGCCAAAAGGGCCCTTCATGAGATGCTTTCAATAGATGAGGCTATTTCATTATTAAACAAAATTGGAGCTGATTATAATTTTATTGGGAATGGTAGGGGGCTCATAGGAGCGCTTGCATCATGTGCATTGCAATTGGAAGATTTCACCTATGAACTGATAGTATATAGAAGCCACAATAAAAGAGGTAAAAAATTTGTCAGTGAACATGGTGCAATGGAGATAGAAAAGAAATATTCCCCTAAAATATTCTCAAGCTATGATTTTGAAAATCAGAGAATGGTTATTTCACCGCATTCGGACTGCCCCATATTATACGGCTTAAGAGGCGAATCTCCAGAACTTCTATTGGAAGCTGCAAAAATGATAGAATCAGAAATGCCTTTCAAACAAAATCTCTTTGTAACTAATCAGGGTACAGATATGCACCTTGAAGAAAAGAATATTGAAGAAGTCCTTCCATATTCATCTGTCATAGTTAATGGAACTGTTTCTAAGAATCCTTATACTGTTCCAGGGGGTCATGTCTTTTTTGAAATATCAAATAGTAAAAAAATTCTATGCGCAGCTTATGAGCCTACCAAAGGATTTAGAAACATAGTAAGAAATCTTTCCAAGGGAGATGAAATAGTGGCTTATGGTGGTGTCTTAGAAACAGAGCACGGGCTTACAATTAATCTTGAAAAGATTGAGATAACAAAGTTAGCAGAATTCTATAAAACAGAAAAACCTATATGTCCTGTATGCAGTAATCAGATGAAGTCAATTGGTAAAGAAAAAGGTTACCGCTGCAAGAAGTGCCATACAAAAAACAGAGAAGTTTCAATTGTTCCAATTCCTAGGGGAATTCAAATTGGGATATATGAGGTTCCAATGTGTGCCAAACGTCACCTATCAAAACCCCTTCTACGCTATGGCAGAG